The DNA window ATCTCTGGTGGCCAGCAGGATCCAGCCGTACGTGCCCTTGGCCATCATCTCGGCGATGGTGCGACGCTCGTCCTCGGTCACCCCGGGGTCAGCGGCGGGCGGCGCCAGGAGGATGGACGTGCCGGGCTGATCGGCGGGGCCGACCGTGATCCAGCGCATCTTCCCTTGTCCCACGTCGCTGCGGACCTGGAAGCCGAGGACGTCGCGGTAGAAGGCCAGGGACGCGTCGGGGTCGTCGTGCGGAAGGAAACTGGTGTGAATGGTGATGTCCATGCCCGTCATGCTAGGTGGGCCGCGTCTCCCCGCGCTTCTCGATTCCTGACCGATCCGGCCACCCGTTTCACTCCCCGCGACCGCGTCCCCCATCACGCGGACGCCACCCCTGTGCACCGCTGCCCCGGGCGCCCGCGATCTCCGCGACGGCCCCGCATCGCATCTGGGATCACGAGGACACGACAGGGCGGGGGCGGATAAACTCAAGTGGCCCGAAGGGCTGTGTAGTTCGGGAAGAGGTCGGCACTGACAGGCGTACCGCGTCGCTCCTGAGAGGGGATCGGGTGCGGGCACGGCGCCTTAGCCGATCCCTCTTCGAAAGGAGCTACATGGAACTCGCGGGATGGGTGACTGTCGGGACTGCGGCGGTCGTTGGGGGTTTCACTGTCGTGGGACACCTCTTCGACCAGGTCCCTGCTCTCTCCCAGAAGATAATCACCGCGATTCGGTCCGTTCGCGCCGTGCGCGATGAAGTGAGGGCCAGTCGGGAGTGATGACTGGTCGCGCCAGGAGGAGTTCCCCTGCCTCCTGGCGCGACGCGGTACTGGAGCCCAAGCCCTTCCTGCCCGGCCGCACCCGGAGCGCATGCCGTCGTCACGTGGAGCGCCTGGTTCGCTCAGCAGCCTTTGACGGATGGCCGTACCGTCGGCAGCCCCCACGGCTCCAGAGACCCGCTGATCAAGTCCGCCAGGAACTGAACAGCACCTGCTTCGTAGTGCCACCAGTCGCCATTGCGTGAAGCCACCGTGACAGTCCACTCGTCAGACCCGGCCCCGGCGGTGGTCCAGAGGAAGTAGTCGCCCGAGTACGACGTGGCCCACGGCAGCAGGCCCCCCGGCGCCGGGAAAGGGCGCAGCGGAAGGGACGTCTCCGCGTCCGCACACCACTCCGCCAGGATTTCGAGATCGTCGGAATCTTCTGCCCATGCCTTCTCCCGTCCGGGTGCCGGGAAGCCCACGAACAGGAAGTCGCCGAAGGCCAGGGACGGATAGGTGTCACCGAGCAGCTTGTAGTCCGAGGGCAGCCGCACGCCCAGGCCGGTCTCCACTCGCTCCCAGTCAATGCCAGCGGGACCCGT is part of the Streptomyces agglomeratus genome and encodes:
- a CDS encoding VOC family protein, with product MDITIHTSFLPHDDPDASLAFYRDVLGFQVRSDVGQGKMRWITVGPADQPGTSILLAPPAADPGVTEDERRTIAEMMAKGTYGWILLATRDLDATFEKVQAHDAEVVQEPTDQPYGIRDCAFRDPAGNLIRIQELR
- a CDS encoding SMI1/KNR4 family protein, encoding MDDALIGTQVPHRRLTDPASAIQALDRAIPGLPALRRTGPAGIDWERVETGLGVRLPSDYKLLGDTYPSLAFGDFLFVGFPAPGREKAWAEDSDDLEILAEWCADAETSLPLRPFPAPGGLLPWATSYSGDYFLWTTAGAGSDEWTVTVASRNGDWWHYEAGAVQFLADLISGSLEPWGLPTVRPSVKGC